The following coding sequences are from one Pelagicoccus sp. SDUM812003 window:
- a CDS encoding ABC transporter ATP-binding protein has protein sequence MAYLEMDNVSIGFGPPTNRTEVLSDVNLSVKENEFVAIIGFSGSGKSTLMSLLSGLQQPDKGQVRLHGKVIDKPGPRLGIMFQNYSLLPWLSVFGNIELAVKQVFPNYSKAQTKEHVERYVEMVSLTPALEKKPHELSGGMRQRVSLARTLAMQPEVLLLDEPLSALDALTRAVLQDEIIRIWEEDKRTVVMITNDVDEATLMADRIVPLTIGPRATLAKEFPVTMERPRDRANLNKNPEFMKLKNSVTRFMVGLNKESKELQVDNTVPMPDIKPYDFMPATRRSVVVR, from the coding sequence ATGGCTTATCTAGAAATGGACAATGTATCCATCGGCTTCGGACCTCCGACCAATCGAACTGAGGTGTTGAGCGATGTGAATCTATCGGTGAAGGAAAACGAATTCGTGGCCATCATCGGTTTTTCCGGTAGCGGAAAGAGCACCTTGATGTCGCTGCTCTCCGGATTGCAGCAGCCAGACAAGGGGCAGGTTAGGCTGCACGGCAAGGTGATCGACAAGCCCGGTCCGCGTCTCGGCATCATGTTTCAGAACTACTCGCTGCTTCCTTGGCTCTCGGTCTTCGGAAACATCGAGCTGGCGGTGAAGCAGGTGTTTCCCAACTACTCCAAGGCCCAGACCAAGGAGCACGTGGAGCGCTATGTGGAGATGGTGAGTTTGACGCCGGCGTTGGAGAAGAAGCCCCACGAGCTTTCCGGTGGCATGCGGCAGCGCGTGTCGCTGGCTCGCACCTTGGCCATGCAGCCGGAAGTGCTGCTGCTCGACGAGCCGTTGAGCGCTCTCGACGCCTTGACGCGAGCGGTGCTGCAGGACGAGATCATTCGCATCTGGGAGGAGGACAAGCGCACGGTGGTGATGATCACCAACGACGTGGACGAAGCCACGCTGATGGCGGACCGCATCGTGCCTTTGACCATCGGTCCGCGGGCCACTCTGGCCAAGGAGTTTCCGGTGACCATGGAGCGTCCCCGCGATCGAGCCAATCTGAACAAGAACCCGGAGTTCATGAAGCTTAAGAATTCGGTCACCCGCTTCATGGTGGGACTGAACAAGGAGTCCAAGGAGCTGCAGGTGGACAACACCGTGCCGATGCCGGACATCAAACCCTACGATTTCATGCCTGCGACTCGTCGCTCGGTAGTGGTTCGATAA
- a CDS encoding MFS transporter has translation MSQTRINLFNFSDPRIFTLHITWFAFFLTFVMWFSHAPLRDAIMSTFEMSVAQWKALLILNVALTIPSRIVIGMLVDKFGPRHVYSGLLVAAGGLCLFFSMASSYEMLAFARLMMGFIGAGFVIGIRMIGEWFPARTVGLAEGIYGGWGNFGSAAAAFTLPSLMLFYGGENGWRYAVLTTGAIAAVYGVFFFIKARNTPKGSTYFKPKKSGGLEVTCKRDFYFLIGMTVPMYACLAVLAWKLSPSGVDLLSQGATYGIYLALAALFVVQVASIYSVNKDMLRDGVEEEQRYNFKQVAILDVNYFVTFGSELAVVSMLPGYFMDTFGLSPQMAGLFGGGFALMNLLARPIGGLVSDKFGRRATMMILICGLAVGYFVMGMVNSSWPIVFAVMATMLCSFFVQSGEGAVFAIVPLVKRRLSGQIAGMVGAYGNVGAVCFLTVYSFVDASTFFMVIGASSALAFAASYFLDEPQGHTVEVLDDGTVQRIEVA, from the coding sequence ATGTCTCAGACTAGAATCAACCTATTCAACTTTTCCGATCCTCGGATCTTCACCCTCCACATCACCTGGTTCGCGTTTTTCCTGACCTTCGTGATGTGGTTCAGCCACGCCCCGCTGCGCGACGCCATCATGTCGACCTTCGAGATGTCGGTGGCGCAATGGAAGGCGTTGCTGATCCTGAACGTGGCCCTCACCATTCCCTCGCGCATCGTGATCGGCATGCTGGTCGACAAGTTCGGGCCGCGGCACGTGTACAGCGGTTTGCTGGTGGCGGCGGGCGGGCTTTGCCTGTTTTTCTCCATGGCTAGCAGCTACGAGATGCTGGCCTTCGCCCGTCTGATGATGGGCTTCATCGGAGCGGGCTTCGTGATCGGCATACGCATGATCGGGGAGTGGTTTCCCGCCAGGACGGTCGGTTTGGCGGAAGGCATATACGGTGGCTGGGGAAACTTCGGCTCCGCGGCGGCGGCGTTCACCCTGCCTAGCTTGATGCTCTTTTACGGAGGCGAAAACGGCTGGCGCTACGCGGTGCTCACCACCGGAGCGATCGCTGCGGTCTATGGCGTTTTCTTTTTCATCAAAGCCCGCAACACGCCCAAGGGCTCGACGTATTTCAAGCCCAAGAAGTCCGGCGGTCTCGAGGTCACCTGCAAGCGCGACTTCTATTTCCTCATCGGCATGACGGTGCCCATGTACGCCTGCTTGGCGGTGCTGGCCTGGAAGCTCTCTCCATCCGGAGTCGACTTGCTGTCCCAAGGCGCCACCTACGGCATCTACCTGGCTCTGGCGGCCTTGTTCGTGGTGCAGGTCGCCTCGATCTATTCGGTCAACAAGGACATGCTCCGCGATGGGGTGGAGGAGGAGCAGCGCTACAACTTCAAGCAAGTGGCGATTCTCGACGTCAACTACTTCGTGACCTTCGGCTCGGAGCTGGCGGTGGTGTCCATGCTGCCGGGGTACTTCATGGATACCTTCGGATTGTCGCCTCAAATGGCGGGCCTCTTCGGCGGCGGTTTCGCGTTGATGAACCTGCTTGCTCGACCGATCGGCGGGCTTGTATCCGATAAGTTCGGACGCCGCGCCACCATGATGATTCTCATCTGCGGCCTGGCGGTGGGCTACTTCGTCATGGGCATGGTGAACAGTTCGTGGCCCATCGTCTTCGCGGTGATGGCGACCATGCTGTGTTCGTTCTTCGTGCAGTCCGGCGAGGGCGCGGTTTTCGCCATCGTGCCGCTGGTGAAGCGTCGTCTTTCCGGTCAGATCGCTGGCATGGTCGGGGCCTACGGAAACGTCGGCGCCGTGTGCTTCCTCACCGTCTATAGTTTCGTGGACGCCTCCACCTTCTTCATGGTGATCGGGGCTTCCTCCGCCTTGGCATTTGCCGCTTCCTACTTCCTCGACGAGCCGCAAGGCCACACCGTGGAGGTGCTGGACGACGGTACGGTGCAGCGCATCGAGGTGGCATAG
- a CDS encoding bifunctional protein-serine/threonine kinase/phosphatase codes for MQLKSALKIEAGMFSHAGPNEQNDDCLGLRTPEGMELLTKGVAVVIADGVSSAEAGKQAAEICVQGFLNDYYDAPEAWTVATCVFKVLQSLNRWLFGLGQSNSLDGRGYVTTVSGLVFKGESGHVFHVGDTRIYRLRGESFEQLTRDHCFRYGKGGGGLARAMGMDTGVEIETRSFRVQPGDRFLLTTDGIHGFVTQNALRETVEKSETNAFDFACEALCQAALSAGSNDNCSAILLEVMGVGAASRREHERIFRRLPFPPDLAPGMKIDGFEIEREIQSTSRSQTYLARELSSDRLVVMKTPSVNFEEDPSYIERFLMEGWIGRKLKHRHLAAAIVPPKGQDFLYTILEYIEGDSLELWMKRNPKPDVREVARIARQILQGLRAMHRMEMLHQDLKPSNVILHPTRGAVIIDYGSTRVAGLQEIDAPFEREKALGTLGYSAPEYFLERKPTRRSDLFSLGVIVYEMLTGKLPYGERYERCHSARDFSVLFYRPATQFNSHVPVWMDGAIRKAVSINPQLRYESYSEFEYDLEHPNPKFLPENAGPFIERNPTLFWKMTAGILALALAASWIWMLSD; via the coding sequence ATGCAGCTCAAGTCCGCCCTGAAGATCGAAGCCGGCATGTTCAGCCATGCCGGGCCGAACGAGCAGAACGATGATTGCCTCGGCCTTCGGACTCCAGAAGGCATGGAGCTGCTCACCAAGGGCGTGGCGGTGGTCATCGCGGACGGGGTCAGTTCGGCCGAGGCCGGCAAGCAGGCGGCGGAGATCTGCGTGCAAGGCTTTCTCAACGACTACTACGACGCGCCTGAGGCCTGGACGGTCGCGACCTGCGTCTTCAAGGTCTTGCAATCCTTGAATCGTTGGCTCTTCGGTTTGGGCCAAAGCAACTCTCTCGACGGCCGCGGCTACGTGACCACGGTCAGCGGACTCGTATTCAAAGGGGAGAGCGGGCATGTCTTTCATGTCGGCGACACGCGCATCTATCGCTTGCGTGGCGAGAGCTTCGAGCAGCTCACGCGGGACCATTGCTTTCGCTACGGCAAAGGCGGCGGCGGCCTGGCGCGCGCCATGGGCATGGACACTGGGGTGGAGATCGAGACGCGTAGCTTTCGGGTCCAGCCGGGGGATCGCTTTTTGCTCACCACCGATGGTATCCATGGATTCGTTACGCAAAACGCCTTGCGCGAAACGGTGGAGAAGTCGGAGACGAACGCCTTCGATTTCGCCTGCGAAGCCCTCTGCCAAGCGGCCTTGTCTGCGGGAAGCAACGACAATTGCTCCGCTATTCTGCTCGAGGTCATGGGAGTGGGAGCGGCGAGTCGGAGAGAGCATGAGCGGATTTTCAGGCGCTTGCCATTTCCGCCCGATCTCGCTCCGGGCATGAAGATCGATGGCTTCGAGATCGAGCGAGAGATCCAGTCGACCAGCCGCAGCCAGACCTACCTCGCTCGAGAGCTCAGCAGCGACCGATTGGTGGTGATGAAGACGCCGTCGGTAAATTTCGAGGAAGATCCGAGCTATATCGAACGCTTCCTGATGGAAGGCTGGATCGGGCGGAAGCTGAAGCATCGTCACCTGGCGGCGGCCATCGTACCTCCCAAGGGTCAGGATTTTCTGTATACAATTCTTGAGTACATCGAAGGGGATTCCCTGGAGCTGTGGATGAAGCGCAATCCGAAGCCGGATGTGCGCGAGGTGGCCCGCATCGCCCGCCAGATCCTGCAGGGGCTTCGAGCCATGCACCGCATGGAAATGCTGCATCAGGATTTGAAACCGAGCAACGTCATCCTGCACCCGACGCGCGGGGCGGTCATCATCGACTACGGATCCACGCGCGTGGCGGGTCTGCAGGAGATCGACGCCCCGTTTGAGCGGGAGAAGGCTCTCGGCACCCTCGGATACAGCGCTCCGGAGTACTTTTTGGAACGAAAGCCCACCCGTCGCTCCGACCTGTTTTCGCTCGGGGTCATCGTCTATGAGATGCTGACCGGAAAGCTGCCATACGGCGAGCGCTATGAGCGATGCCACAGCGCCCGGGATTTTTCCGTGCTCTTCTATCGGCCCGCCACCCAGTTCAACTCCCACGTGCCGGTTTGGATGGATGGGGCCATCCGCAAGGCGGTTTCCATAAATCCTCAGCTTCGCTATGAATCCTATTCAGAATTCGAGTACGATCTTGAGCATCCGAACCCGAAGTTCCTTCCGGAGAACGCCGGGCCCTTCATTGAACGAAATCCGACGCTGTTCTGGAAGATGACCGCCGGCATCCTGGCGCTCGCGTTGGCGGCAAGCTGGATTTGGATGCTTTCGGATTAG
- a CDS encoding DmsC/YnfH family molybdoenzyme membrane anchor subunit, with translation MSDLIELKDKTLIDLLLEEQQTLDTPVGRFAEEAESTGAPEHSDLIPLSAPKPGEQYAFKVNLDLCSGCKGCVTACHSLNGLDENETWRDVGLLLGENESGAYQQTVTTACHHCVDPACLNGCPVNAYEKDPVSGIVLHLDDQCIGCQYCVLKCPYDVPKYSSKRGIVRKCDMCHSRLSSGEAPACVQACPHGAITITTVDKGEASERSRDPESFLPDAPEPAYTQPTTRYVSKKQLPKRMVAGDAHVLRPQHTHWPLVGLLALSQIGIGGHLGLAALWNQLEVGAATLALGAFWAILHAGLLCSVLHLGQPLKAWRIFVGFKHSWLSREAVALGVVSALSTSAFAMSVGNYFGVSIPVVETGAFVPLALWASSLMGLVGVMTSVFIYVDTQRSFWRMSYTGSKFYGSVMLGGLASIALASGQDPLLFSLAFSVVVFGKLVLEVRSIQDNFQSEGIATKVLSTLWKSRLTLGAGVGILVPVLSFSLNQPALFLVALLGVVASEVMERIIYFKAVNAPKMPGGLNG, from the coding sequence ATGAGCGACCTCATCGAACTAAAGGACAAGACTTTGATCGATCTGCTGCTGGAAGAGCAGCAGACGCTTGATACTCCTGTGGGTCGCTTCGCGGAGGAAGCGGAGTCGACCGGCGCTCCGGAGCACAGCGACTTGATTCCGCTTTCCGCTCCGAAGCCGGGCGAGCAGTACGCGTTTAAGGTGAACCTGGATCTCTGCTCGGGCTGCAAGGGCTGCGTCACGGCCTGTCACAGTCTCAATGGTCTGGACGAAAACGAGACCTGGCGCGACGTGGGGCTTTTGCTGGGCGAGAACGAGTCGGGCGCCTACCAGCAGACGGTGACGACCGCCTGTCACCACTGCGTGGATCCAGCCTGCTTGAACGGTTGTCCGGTCAATGCCTACGAAAAGGACCCTGTGAGCGGCATCGTGCTGCACCTCGATGACCAGTGCATCGGCTGCCAGTACTGCGTATTGAAATGTCCCTACGACGTGCCCAAGTACAGCTCGAAGCGTGGCATCGTGCGCAAGTGCGACATGTGCCATTCGCGGCTGTCCTCCGGAGAGGCTCCGGCCTGCGTGCAAGCCTGTCCCCATGGGGCTATCACCATCACTACGGTGGATAAGGGCGAGGCGAGCGAGCGCTCGCGCGATCCCGAAAGCTTTCTGCCGGACGCTCCCGAACCTGCTTACACGCAGCCGACGACGCGCTACGTATCCAAAAAGCAACTGCCTAAAAGGATGGTGGCTGGCGACGCCCATGTGCTGCGTCCTCAGCACACGCACTGGCCTTTGGTCGGTTTGCTTGCCCTCAGCCAGATCGGCATTGGCGGCCACCTTGGCCTGGCGGCGCTTTGGAATCAGCTGGAGGTGGGAGCCGCTACGCTGGCTCTCGGGGCGTTTTGGGCCATCCTCCATGCGGGCTTGCTCTGCAGCGTCCTTCATCTGGGACAACCGCTCAAGGCCTGGCGGATTTTCGTCGGCTTCAAGCACTCTTGGCTCAGCCGCGAGGCAGTCGCTCTAGGGGTGGTCTCGGCCTTGTCGACGAGCGCTTTCGCAATGTCGGTTGGAAACTACTTCGGGGTGTCTATTCCCGTTGTGGAGACAGGCGCGTTTGTTCCGTTAGCGCTGTGGGCCAGCTCGCTGATGGGGCTGGTAGGGGTGATGACGTCTGTATTCATCTACGTGGATACGCAACGAAGCTTTTGGAGGATGAGCTACACCGGAAGCAAGTTCTATGGTTCGGTGATGCTTGGCGGACTGGCGAGCATTGCTCTAGCGAGCGGGCAGGATCCGCTGCTGTTCTCCCTTGCTTTCTCTGTCGTCGTATTTGGCAAGCTCGTCTTGGAGGTGCGCTCGATACAGGATAATTTTCAAAGCGAAGGCATCGCTACCAAGGTTCTTTCCACCCTCTGGAAATCTCGCCTGACCTTGGGCGCCGGAGTGGGGATTCTGGTTCCGGTCCTCTCGTTTTCACTCAACCAACCCGCGCTTTTCCTCGTTGCTCTTTTGGGGGTGGTGGCTAGCGAGGTCATGGAACGCATTATCTACTTCAAGGCGGTCAACGCCCCGAAGATGCCGGGAGGACTCAACGGATGA
- a CDS encoding nitrate reductase — protein MTFIPERTKENSVFREWNGPLTKDLVLNPGGFGLGKVPERLKPNGTVDSVCGFCATGCSLKVHLKDGEGINLSANKAYPVNIGMACPKGWEAMRVLDAPDRATEPLLRGEDGELYPVSWDKAARTFVEKFKGIQSKYGPDSLAWLGTGQIANEDHAFLGALGKFGMGIRHGDGNTRQCMATAVTAYKQSFGFDAPPYSYQDFEESDVLVFVGANPCIAHPIMWQRVMRNRRNPEIIVVDPRKTETAVAATQHYALAPKSDLALFYAVARELIANDWIDQDYLAAHTEGYEAFAEFVLDYDLESVSALSGLSVESIKTLARTIGEGKRVSIWWTMGVNQSYEGVRLAQSLINICLMTGNIGRPGTGANSITGQCNAMGSRLFSNTTSLLGGHDFLNDKHRRKVADILQIDVSKIPNENCWAYDQIVEGVETGKIKGLWIVATNSAHSWIGQGRFRDAMRKLDFLVVQDMYHSTETAQMADLVLPAAAWGEREGTFINSERRIGRTRKVRKAPGLALADFSIFKILAEYWGCGDMFRKWDTPENVFKILAQLTKGRPCDISGIESYAMLDEKGGVQWPYRSEDRDGATHRSLFADGRYYHPNGKARFLFDAPKEVPEKPDRDYPFILLTGRGTSAQWHTQTRTSKSDVLRKLYPKDVYVEINSDDARSMGVVGGEVIVVASRRGSVKAKAFVTPTVQPGQVFMPMHYAETNWLTKPDVDPHSRQPSFKYCAVALSVR, from the coding sequence ATGACGTTTATACCAGAAAGAACCAAAGAGAACTCTGTATTCAGAGAATGGAACGGTCCGCTCACCAAGGACCTGGTGCTGAACCCGGGAGGTTTCGGCCTTGGGAAGGTCCCGGAGCGGCTGAAGCCCAATGGCACAGTTGACTCGGTTTGTGGATTCTGCGCCACCGGTTGCTCTCTGAAGGTCCATCTCAAGGACGGGGAAGGCATCAATCTGAGCGCGAACAAGGCCTATCCGGTGAACATCGGCATGGCCTGCCCGAAAGGCTGGGAAGCGATGCGGGTGCTCGACGCTCCAGACCGGGCAACGGAGCCGCTGTTGCGTGGTGAGGACGGGGAGCTGTATCCTGTTTCTTGGGACAAGGCGGCACGGACCTTCGTGGAGAAGTTCAAGGGCATTCAGTCGAAATATGGACCAGACAGCCTAGCATGGCTGGGGACTGGTCAGATCGCTAACGAAGATCACGCTTTTCTCGGGGCGCTCGGAAAGTTCGGCATGGGCATCCGTCATGGAGATGGCAATACGCGCCAGTGCATGGCGACCGCGGTCACCGCGTACAAGCAGTCTTTTGGTTTCGACGCCCCGCCGTATTCCTATCAAGATTTCGAGGAGTCGGATGTGCTGGTTTTCGTGGGCGCGAATCCCTGTATCGCTCATCCCATCATGTGGCAGCGCGTTATGCGCAATCGGCGCAATCCGGAGATCATCGTGGTCGATCCACGCAAGACGGAAACTGCTGTTGCGGCGACCCAGCATTACGCCCTGGCTCCAAAGTCGGACCTGGCCCTTTTTTATGCGGTAGCTCGAGAGCTGATCGCCAACGACTGGATCGACCAGGACTACTTGGCCGCGCACACCGAGGGTTACGAAGCGTTTGCGGAGTTCGTGCTGGATTACGATCTGGAATCGGTGTCGGCCCTGAGCGGGTTGTCGGTGGAGAGCATCAAGACCCTGGCCCGTACTATCGGGGAAGGAAAACGCGTATCCATTTGGTGGACCATGGGGGTCAATCAAAGTTACGAAGGAGTGCGGCTCGCTCAGTCTCTGATCAACATCTGTCTGATGACGGGAAACATCGGGCGTCCGGGAACTGGAGCGAACTCCATAACGGGACAATGCAACGCCATGGGCTCGCGGCTCTTTTCCAATACCACCAGTCTGCTGGGCGGGCATGACTTTCTCAATGACAAGCATCGCCGCAAGGTCGCGGACATCCTGCAGATCGATGTATCCAAAATTCCGAACGAGAATTGCTGGGCCTACGATCAGATCGTGGAAGGCGTGGAAACGGGGAAGATCAAGGGACTGTGGATCGTAGCCACCAACTCCGCTCATTCGTGGATCGGACAAGGGCGTTTTCGCGACGCGATGCGCAAGCTCGACTTCCTGGTGGTGCAGGATATGTACCACAGCACCGAGACTGCTCAGATGGCCGATCTGGTATTGCCGGCTGCAGCGTGGGGCGAGCGCGAGGGCACGTTTATCAACTCGGAGCGGCGCATCGGTCGAACTCGAAAAGTGCGCAAAGCGCCAGGGCTGGCCCTAGCGGATTTCAGCATCTTCAAGATCCTAGCGGAGTATTGGGGTTGTGGAGACATGTTCCGAAAGTGGGATACTCCAGAGAACGTATTCAAGATTTTGGCTCAGCTGACCAAGGGCCGCCCGTGTGATATTTCCGGTATCGAGAGCTACGCTATGCTGGATGAAAAGGGTGGTGTGCAATGGCCGTATCGCTCGGAGGACCGAGACGGGGCGACGCATCGCAGCTTGTTTGCCGATGGTCGCTACTACCACCCGAATGGCAAAGCGCGGTTTTTATTCGATGCGCCGAAGGAAGTGCCGGAGAAGCCTGACCGTGACTACCCATTCATCCTTTTGACGGGGCGAGGGACTTCGGCGCAATGGCACACCCAAACGCGAACCTCCAAGTCCGATGTTTTGCGAAAGCTGTACCCAAAAGATGTGTACGTGGAAATCAACTCTGACGACGCCCGATCAATGGGTGTGGTTGGGGGCGAGGTGATCGTGGTCGCCTCGCGTCGGGGATCGGTGAAAGCGAAGGCGTTTGTGACGCCGACAGTGCAGCCAGGCCAGGTCTTCATGCCCATGCATTACGCTGAAACGAACTGGCTGACCAAGCCCGATGTCGACCCGCATTCTCGCCAGCCATCGTTTAAGTATTGCGCCGTGGCCCTGAGCGTTCGTTAG
- a CDS encoding NirA family protein — protein MNSNLPFTPEQKEYLSGFFAGASQRGFSPFLGKLPDGSYTGESASAEAETVYGTPLDELSKEERIKHEKDGLDCYEDIAACAAKDELPQGADVFRFKYYGLFNVSPAQESLMLRCRIAGGLMQAHQLEGMAEMAEDWAGGYAHITTRANFQLREIQPRNAIKVLEKLVDLGLTSRGAGADNLRNITGSPTAGFDPDELFDVRPLAKAMHHLILNTREFYGLPRKFNISFDGGGAISVCADTNDIAFYAVRVGEGQAVEPGVYFRVQLAGITGHKQFAKDCGILIAPEQCLAVAAAMIRVFIENGDRTNRKKARLKYLIDSWGDQKFVQETEKKLDFELVKMPLENCQQRVPIRRHGHLGVHAQSQEGLSYVGARIPVGRMLPDQMKAIAALARRFGNGEIRLTVWQNLLIPNVRNENVDTLVSEIERVGFSCQPDMIRGGLVACTGSFGCKYASADTKSNAVELGEYLSERFQLDAPINIHLTGCPHSCAQHYVGDIGLQAVRVKVNDESVDGYNIVFGGGVDDEQAIAKEVFKSVPFFDVKPLLANALERFLELREGDESFIAFNRRHSAEELKEIYAVSELMAS, from the coding sequence ATGAATTCTAATCTACCTTTCACCCCCGAACAAAAGGAGTACCTATCCGGTTTCTTCGCTGGAGCGAGTCAAAGGGGCTTCAGTCCGTTTCTGGGCAAGCTGCCTGACGGATCCTACACCGGGGAAAGCGCATCGGCTGAAGCGGAGACCGTTTATGGAACTCCCTTGGACGAGCTTTCCAAGGAGGAACGTATCAAACATGAAAAGGATGGCCTGGACTGCTATGAGGACATCGCGGCTTGCGCGGCGAAGGACGAGCTGCCTCAGGGCGCCGACGTGTTCCGTTTCAAGTACTACGGACTGTTCAACGTGTCTCCGGCTCAGGAGAGCCTGATGCTGCGCTGTCGCATCGCTGGAGGCTTGATGCAGGCCCATCAGTTGGAAGGCATGGCTGAAATGGCCGAGGACTGGGCGGGCGGATACGCCCACATAACGACCCGGGCGAATTTTCAGTTGCGCGAGATACAGCCTCGCAACGCCATCAAGGTGTTGGAGAAGCTGGTCGATCTGGGGCTGACCTCTCGCGGAGCGGGAGCGGACAACTTGCGAAACATCACCGGCTCGCCGACCGCAGGATTCGATCCGGACGAACTGTTCGACGTACGCCCCCTCGCCAAGGCGATGCATCACCTGATTCTGAATACGCGCGAGTTTTACGGACTGCCGCGCAAGTTCAACATCTCCTTCGACGGTGGCGGGGCCATCAGCGTCTGCGCCGATACCAACGATATCGCGTTCTACGCGGTTCGCGTGGGGGAAGGTCAGGCCGTGGAGCCAGGCGTCTATTTTCGCGTGCAGCTCGCGGGCATCACCGGTCACAAGCAGTTCGCCAAGGATTGCGGCATTCTCATCGCACCGGAACAGTGTCTTGCGGTGGCGGCTGCGATGATCCGCGTATTCATCGAAAACGGTGACCGCACCAATCGCAAGAAGGCCCGCTTGAAGTACCTGATCGACAGTTGGGGCGACCAGAAGTTCGTGCAGGAAACCGAGAAGAAACTCGATTTCGAACTGGTGAAAATGCCTTTGGAAAACTGCCAGCAACGCGTGCCGATTCGCCGTCATGGGCATCTCGGAGTCCATGCTCAATCCCAGGAGGGACTGAGCTACGTGGGGGCTCGCATCCCAGTCGGACGGATGCTGCCGGATCAGATGAAGGCGATCGCCGCTCTCGCTCGTCGCTTCGGAAACGGGGAGATTCGACTGACCGTTTGGCAGAATCTTCTGATACCGAACGTTCGTAACGAAAACGTGGATACGCTGGTGTCTGAAATCGAGAGAGTCGGATTCAGTTGCCAGCCTGACATGATACGCGGCGGGCTAGTCGCCTGCACGGGGAGCTTCGGTTGCAAGTATGCGTCGGCGGATACGAAGTCGAACGCGGTCGAGCTCGGCGAGTACCTGAGCGAGCGTTTCCAGCTCGATGCGCCTATCAACATCCACTTGACCGGATGCCCGCATTCCTGCGCTCAGCACTACGTCGGCGACATCGGGCTACAAGCGGTCCGCGTCAAGGTGAATGACGAAAGCGTCGATGGATACAACATCGTCTTTGGTGGTGGTGTCGACGATGAGCAAGCGATCGCCAAGGAGGTCTTCAAGTCCGTTCCGTTCTTCGATGTGAAGCCATTGCTGGCCAACGCCCTTGAGCGTTTCCTCGAGCTACGAGAGGGGGACGAGTCCTTCATCGCCTTCAATCGCCGGCATTCGGCTGAGGAGCTAAAGGAGATCTACGCGGTGAGCGAGCTGATGGCCAGCTAG
- a CDS encoding ABC transporter ATP-binding protein → MLEDRYVELYDVVKAYPNPFGEAIKVVDGFNLLVKQGELVSVIGHSGCGKSTVLNMVAGLIPITSGGVVVAGREVTGPGPDRAVVFQAPCLLPWMSSYQNVMLGVKQVFPDASKAEKQQMVEYALCAVGLKDSMHKFPREMSGGMQQRVGIARAIALRPKMLLLDEPFGRLDSLTRMELQDVILNILNFEKLTTMMITHDPDEAVYMSDRICMMTNGPGAKVGEVMDIHFERPRDREEIMETADFYEYRRRLLQFLDDCEQEKKARKKAKAV, encoded by the coding sequence ATGTTAGAAGATAGATACGTAGAGCTCTACGACGTGGTGAAGGCCTATCCGAACCCCTTTGGCGAGGCCATAAAGGTGGTCGACGGATTCAATCTGCTGGTCAAGCAGGGCGAGCTGGTCAGCGTGATCGGCCACTCCGGTTGCGGCAAATCGACGGTGCTGAACATGGTGGCGGGTTTGATCCCTATCACGTCCGGCGGGGTTGTGGTGGCGGGGCGCGAAGTCACGGGACCGGGCCCTGACCGAGCGGTGGTCTTCCAGGCTCCTTGCCTGCTGCCTTGGATGTCATCCTATCAGAACGTGATGCTGGGCGTGAAGCAGGTGTTTCCCGACGCGTCCAAGGCGGAGAAGCAGCAGATGGTGGAGTACGCGCTTTGCGCCGTCGGCTTGAAGGACTCGATGCACAAGTTTCCTCGCGAGATGTCGGGCGGCATGCAGCAGCGTGTGGGCATCGCTCGCGCCATCGCCCTGCGTCCCAAGATGCTGCTGCTCGACGAGCCCTTTGGTCGCCTCGACTCGCTGACCCGCATGGAGCTGCAGGACGTGATTCTCAATATCCTGAACTTCGAAAAGCTGACCACCATGATGATCACGCACGATCCGGACGAGGCGGTCTACATGTCGGATCGGATCTGCATGATGACCAACGGACCCGGCGCCAAGGTCGGCGAGGTGATGGACATCCATTTCGAACGTCCCCGCGATCGCGAGGAGATCATGGAGACGGCCGACTTTTACGAATATCGCCGCCGTCTGCTGCAGTTTCTCGACGATTGCGAACAGGAGAAGAAGGCCCGAAAGAAGGCCAAGGCGGTCTAG